The segment CAGGAGCCGGCCGGTCCTAcgcacggggggggggggggggggggcaaaagGAAAGGTCAGAAGCAACCGGGAATCCCAACTCCGAGATGGGAAGTGCCAAGGCGGGCGGGTCACATTCCCCAGAGACTCCATTTTGGAAAGGGGGTCAGAAGGGAGGGGACGGGAATGTCCCGGAACGAAGTCCAGCAACAGCAGATAAAACAGTCCGAGACCCTTCTGCGACCTGCCACCCCGACCACGGGAAAACACCTTCCTCCCAGCCGCCCGCTTCCTTCTCAGGTTCAGGGACCCAGCGCACACCCCCAACTCGCACCCCGCCTCTTCTCCCTAGGAGCCCCACGGCCTCCGCCATTGTGCGCGAGGGGACAGCGCAGCACCGTCTCCAAGGCATGTCGGAAGTAGTAGTTCTCCTGTCCCGTACAGGGGTAACCCCCAACTAGATGGCACGGAGGAGCACTACAACTCCCACAATGCCCGAGTCCGGGGGCGACGCGTGGACTAGGCCGACAGCGACGGGGATGCCGGCTGTAGGACGGCCCTCacctgctgccgccgccgctgccgctccTGCGCCGCCGCCGCGGTGGGGAGTGTTCCGCTTCTTATTCTTCGGCATCGTGGGACGCCCGGTGCCGCCTGAAGTTGGAAGCACAACGAGGATCAGCCGATGGAGCTGCACTTTTTACTCGTGCGTCTGTGCGGAGGGTGACTAAGAGTTAAATCTTCGACTAACAACAAAGGCGAGAAACGACGAGGGGAAGAGTGGGCGATGGCGGCAGCAGAAATCCCCGTGAAGAGCTGTGAGCGGAATCGATACATGTTTCTCTCTAGCGCGGGAGCTAAGGCGGGGCGGGCTGGGGCCACAACGCCTTATGTACTGGGGCCGCTTGTCGTCACCATCTATGGGCGGGGCCTCCGCCCTTACCAACCAATCCGGACGGACCAACCGACCCCTGCTCCTCACCCCCGCCCCGCATCCGGTCTGGTCTGTCAGAGGCGTAGGCTCCCAATCCCATCCTGCAAGACGCCGCGTGGAACCTAAAGGTCGGGCGGTCGTTGCTGCGCTGCATGCTGGGGGATGTCGTTTCTAGGAGCGCAGCGATCCGTAGGAGCACTTTTCCTACTCCCTCAAATCAGCTTCTCCCCTTGTCTTGCCGGCTTCGCCCACGTGACTTCGCCCTCGTCCCCGCCCCCTCTGGGTCTCCGCCCAGTGAGTGAGTAATAGGACCGACTCGCGTGTTGGACTGCGCCCCTGGGGCCCTTCCCTCTTTTACGAAGCCTCACGTCAGCCGCCGGGGAATCACGCTGCAAGTCCGCTCTCTGATTCACACTTCTATTTTCTCCGCcgctcttttccttcctctcttggcCTTGCGTGCGTCGGGTCCAGGTTGTCTGGTTTGTTCCCAAAGGACATGTTCTCGTTTACTTAGCTTCTTGTAGCAGCCGCGGAAATTTTCTACGAGTCAGTGCTGTTATCAGTTTACTGCCCCGCCTTGCCAGTACGGGGCTGATTTGGGGGTACAGCTGGGAGGGCCAACAGCCACCCTCCACGGTGTTTACAAGTTACCCACGCGTGACTCCTTCCCAACCTCTGTCATTCCGGGCCGGTTGGACTCATCTCCACTGAAAGATCTCCTTAGGCCTGTGCCTTctctggggtgggaggggagccAGGCCCTCGTGGGCAGCGTCAGCCCGCGCTGGTGGTCCTACGGGCTTCAGTCGTTGGAGGCCAGCCTCTTTAGGCCATGGAAAGAGACCATCCCTGCCAGTGAGGTCAGGGGAATGCCCTGCAGCTCTGGCAGCCGTAAGCGCGATTCTCTGGAGTTAGGATGTTGAGATCTCGGGCATCCAGCTCAGCCTCTTTGGGTCAGCATCGTATCGGTTATTGTAAATGGGATCGATGTGTTCCATCTATCCCCCCGCACATCCTAAAAACCACTTCCTTTGACCCTGCCATCTTTCTGCGTCTTTCCACTCACCACCAGATCCCTAGAAAGTCCTCTCTCTTCCTcgcttcttcctcctttctcagacCTTTCTGGAGGGTTTAACCTCCCACCGCCAGAAGAAAGCGCTCTGCCCGCGGACACCGTCGCCTTGGTCATTCTTGAGCTTTCTCCAGCCTCCGCACCACTGACCTCTCCTCTCTACTCCCTTCTCTCACGTTCCTGTGCCTAGGCTTTGGGGAAGCTTCTCTACTGATCCTTTTCCTGCTTGCCAAGCCGTTCCtgctcagttttgtttttgttttgctggaTTACCATCTCTTTGTATTCCGACATCTCCAGACCGTATCCTggattcttttctccctttacaCGCTTTCGTTTGGTGATTATCCCCTTCGGTTTCAAGCATCCAGTTATGCAGATGAGTCTCAGATTCATGTATCTAGCTTTCCTCTCTCCTGGTTACCAGTCCTGCCTTACCAACTGCTGACTGAATGTTGCCACCTTgctgtcccataggcatctcaaattcagcttGTCCGAAACAGCTCATCTTCACCTACAAAaccatccttttttctttgtaaaattgttacttattttattctgaacttaagaaataaagcaagcatttccataacgtagtagaatagaaaaaaatgattgtacatgaaactgcaaatctaataggtattccttttaaatatgtaataaagttatgcaactttctcttttttcttcccctcccccaagataCCACCAGacaatatgtatgtattaatatacaatatgtatatatacacacaaacgtgtaaaaccattctatacatacttctatttatcatttctttctctggttgtaaACAGTGCCTTCCCTCATATGTccttgtagttaatttgggtatttatgatAGACAAAATGACTCAGTCACAccaaccctcttgttttatatttatatttctgttgAGGTTGCCACTCTCAGTCACTTAGATTTGCAACCTCAGAATCATTCtcaactctttcctctcctttgcctCAGTTATTTTCTATCTTTTGCCAGTTCAGCCTCCATAATATTTCTCTCACTTCTCTATACTCACATGGCATCAGCCTTAATTAGTTCAGAAGGTAAGCTCTTTAGGGcaagggctgtttcatttttgccattttatccccattgcttagtgtgttgcttggcatatagtagatcgtgaagaaatgtttgttgaattgaattgaatttgttctCTGCAGCTTAGACAAAGAAAGACACCTAATGTCATTAGGTATGTCAAGATAAATTAATTTGCAGTATAACCAAATTTGTAGGATTTCATTGAAACTCTtcagttggaaggaacctcagagattatATAATCAGGAGTTTTTAACCGGGGGCCCATGAACTCCCAAGtagtccatggatagatttcaagggacCACTGACatttgatggggaaaaaaatatatttttttgttttcactaACATGTAACttaagtttgtcatttcctttatttaaaaacatcattctgagtaGAGGATTATCGATTTCACTAGACTGTCAAAgtggttcatgacacaaaaatggaTCTAATTCATTTTGTCAACTCCTATCTCATTCCTCACAAAAACCATTCCAAACTATGCCCTATTTCCTTTACCCCTACCCTGAACACTTAAAGCAGATGACTTTATTTCCTACTTTATGGAGAATGTTGAGGCCATTTGGTATCAACTTACTCATCTCTTCTATTTCTCAgcataatcatattttttttctttctttcatggagATGGGGGATACAGTAGTTACAGCATTGGATCTGGAaacagaagatctgagttcaaatactacatCCGATAGTTTCTAGCCATCTGAacctgggcaaaccatttaacctctgtctgcctcagctttctcatctataaaatggagataataatagcacctgcctcgcagagttggtgtgaggatcacatgagataatatttgtaaagtgcttagcacagtatctgatacacaataggcacttaataaatgaatgctcccttccctttctattttttcctttggtcctAGAGGAAGAGGAATCTCAATTCTTCACTTAGGCTAATCTCTCTTCCTGCTTCCTTGATGCTATACCTTCCCCATCCTTGAGGATTTTGTATCAGGAGTCCAACCCTTTTGTTAGCATTTTCAATCTTTCTCTTAACATGGCTACTTCCTTTCTATTTGCCTGCAAACATGCAtaggtctcttccatctttaacctttctctctcttctagctaccatctttcattctttttccttccaaacttttttaaaatttgtttataacATTTCTTCTACTTTCCCACTATCGATTTTCTTCTCAATAAATCTCCTGCATTATTGTTTCTGTACCCTAGCTGTTCTGGTGTTTCACTATCTCTAGCTCGCTGGGTTTTGTTCTCTCTAGACTAGCTCATGACTTAGCTTTTGTGCCTACCAGATCTGgcctccttttttttaaactgaccCATGTCAATCATGTCTGGTAGCTTCGGTTGCGCTTTTTGTAACCAGTTCTGATCTCTGCCTGTCTAGATACAATTCTGCCTAAATCTCTTAGTCCCCATGGCCCTACCCCATGTCTTCAGCTCTCTTGTTTGACTACTACTACATTAAACTCCCGTGACCCGGTTAGCTGCCTTGCCACCTAAGAAAGGTTTTATATCATTTGTTGATGTTCCAATAAGAAATGATATTTTgtcata is part of the Notamacropus eugenii isolate mMacEug1 chromosome 3, mMacEug1.pri_v2, whole genome shotgun sequence genome and harbors:
- the LOC140533366 gene encoding uncharacterized protein, whose translation is MYRFRSQLFTGISAAAIAHSSPRRFSPLLLVEDLTLSHPPHRRTSKKCSSIG